One window from the genome of Treponema sp. OMZ 838 encodes:
- the fliG gene encoding flagellar motor switch protein FliG, whose amino-acid sequence MAVSPAKEKANAANSKKQKDIKSLNGRQKAAIFLVAVGEEISAKIMEQMREDEIEKLVFEIARTETVESELKEAVLQEFQELMAAQNFITTGGIDYARGLLEKSLGSQKAIEVINRLTSSLQVRPFDFIRRTDPAHLLNFIQQEHPQTIALILAYLEPQKASVILQNLPDEIQSDVARRIATMDRTSPDVLREVERVLEKKLSTLSSEDYTAAGGVESIVEILNLVDRSSEKSIIESLEDQDPDLAEEIKKRMFVFEDIVMLDDRSIQKVLREVNSEELAKALKIVDTEVQDKIFRNMSKRAASMLKEEMEYMGPTRLKDVEEAQQKIVSIIRHLEDNGDIVIARSDEDEMIV is encoded by the coding sequence ATGGCAGTATCACCCGCAAAAGAAAAAGCGAATGCAGCAAACAGCAAAAAGCAGAAAGATATAAAATCGCTGAATGGGCGGCAAAAGGCGGCAATTTTCTTGGTTGCAGTCGGAGAAGAAATCTCCGCCAAAATCATGGAACAGATGCGCGAAGACGAGATTGAAAAACTCGTCTTCGAAATTGCCCGTACCGAAACGGTTGAATCCGAGCTGAAAGAAGCGGTATTACAAGAGTTCCAAGAACTCATGGCCGCCCAAAACTTTATTACGACCGGCGGTATCGACTATGCGCGCGGCTTATTAGAGAAATCTTTAGGCAGCCAAAAGGCGATTGAGGTTATCAACCGGCTCACCAGCTCGTTACAGGTACGACCTTTCGACTTTATCCGGCGTACCGATCCGGCGCACCTTTTAAACTTTATTCAGCAGGAACACCCGCAAACCATTGCGCTCATCCTTGCATATTTGGAACCGCAAAAAGCGTCGGTTATTTTGCAGAACCTGCCCGATGAAATTCAAAGCGACGTAGCCCGCCGTATCGCAACGATGGACAGAACATCGCCCGATGTTTTGCGTGAAGTTGAACGAGTACTCGAAAAGAAGCTTTCTACCCTCTCCAGCGAAGATTATACGGCGGCAGGCGGTGTCGAAAGCATCGTTGAAATACTCAACCTTGTAGACCGTTCTTCCGAAAAGTCGATTATCGAATCGCTTGAAGACCAAGACCCTGACCTTGCGGAAGAGATCAAGAAACGGATGTTCGTATTCGAAGATATCGTTATGCTCGACGACCGTTCTATTCAGAAGGTGCTGCGTGAGGTTAACAGTGAAGAGCTTGCAAAAGCGCTCAAGATTGTCGATACCGAAGTACAGGACAAGATATTCAGAAATATGTCAAAACGCGCGGCAAGCATGTTAAAAGAAGAAATGGAATACATGGGACCGACCCGTTTGAAAGACGTCGAAGAGGCACAGCAGAAGATTGTTTCGATTATCCGGCACTTGGAGGACAACGGCGATATCGTTATTGCACGTTCCGACGAAGACGAGATGATTGTCTAA
- a CDS encoding putative toxin-antitoxin system toxin component, PIN family, with amino-acid sequence MRVFVDTNIIISAILFPNAKVAKVFSHLIEKHTVIIASYIKDECKEVFEKKFPLKKEQLNIFFNGIRFEEFKTPEKIDEKKYPEIRDIKDLPVLVSAILSDSDILITGDKDFEDIKIDKPLIFTPAAYFELI; translated from the coding sequence TTGAGAGTTTTCGTAGATACCAATATCATTATTTCTGCGATACTTTTTCCCAATGCTAAAGTTGCTAAAGTTTTTTCTCATTTAATTGAAAAGCACACGGTAATAATTGCTTCATACATAAAAGACGAATGTAAAGAAGTTTTTGAAAAGAAATTTCCATTAAAAAAAGAACAGTTGAATATTTTTTTTAATGGAATCAGGTTTGAAGAATTTAAGACTCCCGAAAAAATTGATGAAAAGAAATATCCGGAAATTCGAGATATAAAAGATTTACCGGTTCTTGTATCTGCAATTTTATCCGATTCGGATATTTTAATCACAGGTGATAAGGATTTTGAAGATATAAAAATTGATAAACCACTCATCTTTACACCGGCAGCGTATTTTGAATTGATTTAA
- a CDS encoding type II toxin-antitoxin system VapC family toxin, with product MNIDEMCRRAGFRKLPITLDDFNRIRNLPFQDNVKHNDPFDRILISQALENDLTIVTTDGNIPSYNVKTIW from the coding sequence ATGAATATAGATGAGATGTGCAGACGAGCAGGATTTAGAAAACTTCCGATTACACTTGATGATTTCAACAGAATTCGAAATTTGCCGTTTCAGGATAATGTAAAACATAATGACCCATTTGATAGAATTTTAATTTCGCAAGCACTTGAAAATGATTTAACAATCGTAACTACGGACGGAAATATTCCGTCATATAATGTAAAAACTATTTGGTAA
- the fliE gene encoding flagellar hook-basal body complex protein FliE translates to MTITNTATLYKVPAIMKNPAIAPIAVDNFRSRMVSDTDLVDTAVNKKAMSFEQTLLKAFDEVNAKQQRTAELGQQMIVDPESVDVHDITIAMAEAGMSLKIAQTLIDRVVKSWNDITITR, encoded by the coding sequence ATGACTATTACCAATACGGCAACCTTGTATAAGGTTCCGGCTATTATGAAAAATCCGGCAATAGCGCCGATCGCCGTCGATAACTTCCGCAGCCGCATGGTTTCTGATACGGATTTAGTTGACACGGCAGTAAATAAAAAAGCAATGAGCTTTGAGCAAACCCTGCTCAAGGCCTTTGACGAAGTAAATGCAAAACAGCAGCGGACTGCGGAACTCGGACAACAGATGATTGTCGATCCGGAATCCGTAGATGTACACGATATTACCATCGCAATGGCGGAAGCCGGTATGTCGCTGAAAATTGCACAGACGCTGATAGACCGCGTCGTAAAAAGTTGGAATGATATTACCATAACCAGATAA
- the flgB gene encoding flagellar basal body rod protein FlgB, with amino-acid sequence MHINSFQKTVDLLHRALDVNALRYTVSANNLANSEIPDFKRTSVNFETELKHALDSEKRAAGQFQLTVTNPNHIKSDGVIDYRSVSPRRVLDYTTTAKANGNNVDAEEEAMTILKIQMQYQLLSQMTGFQYSQVQSVLK; translated from the coding sequence ATGCACATAAACAGTTTTCAAAAGACAGTTGATCTTTTACACCGTGCGCTTGATGTAAACGCCCTTCGCTATACCGTGTCGGCAAATAACCTTGCAAACTCGGAGATACCGGATTTCAAGCGGACATCAGTCAATTTTGAAACGGAGTTAAAACATGCGCTCGATTCCGAAAAACGGGCTGCCGGTCAATTTCAGTTAACGGTAACCAATCCGAATCATATTAAGTCGGACGGTGTTATCGACTATCGTTCGGTTTCTCCGCGCCGTGTGCTGGACTATACCACGACGGCAAAGGCAAACGGCAACAACGTAGATGCTGAAGAAGAAGCAATGACTATCCTCAAGATTCAGATGCAGTATCAGCTGTTAAGTCAGATGACCGGTTTTCAGTACAGCCAAGTACAGTCGGTGTTAAAATAA
- a CDS encoding AbrB/MazE/SpoVT family DNA-binding domain-containing protein has protein sequence MELAKVTSKGQITIPLVIRDMLGLKSGDKVFFEESKGKVYIANASQITLSNIQTQMRGEAEKEGFQTEDDVVAYIKELRKTR, from the coding sequence ATGGAACTGGCAAAAGTAACATCGAAAGGGCAGATCACTATTCCTCTTGTAATACGAGATATGCTTGGGTTAAAAAGCGGTGATAAAGTTTTTTTTGAAGAAAGCAAAGGAAAAGTGTATATTGCAAATGCTTCTCAAATAACTTTGTCAAATATTCAAACTCAAATGCGAGGAGAGGCAGAAAAAGAAGGCTTTCAAACGGAAGATGATGTTGTTGCATACATCAAAGAATTAAGGAAAACACGTTGA
- the fliH gene encoding flagellar assembly protein FliH, translating into MAKNIFRDFEVKKLNGDMVLALAKTFEPETTTEVVEAVPVPEGPTLEDLKNEAEEFKRQWEIEKEQLIADAHREADEIIENAKKTAFEEAKRQMDVSQIDAQKAREQAQEIVSDAEKRAADIVDKAEQTEAATQKKAFTEGFDAGREAGFKEGKVEVTRLIERLHTMIERTMDKREEILAQTEQQIVDLVLLMTRKIVKVISENQRNVVTSNIIHALRKVKGRADVIIRVNLADVGLTSEHTKDFLAAAENIKNITVVEDLSVDAGGCIIETDFGSVDARIASQLHELEQRILEISPIRTRAASSDGSSNRK; encoded by the coding sequence GTGGCTAAAAATATTTTTCGTGATTTTGAAGTTAAAAAGCTCAACGGCGATATGGTGCTGGCATTAGCGAAAACCTTTGAACCGGAAACAACTACCGAAGTGGTAGAAGCAGTTCCGGTTCCTGAGGGGCCGACGCTTGAGGATCTCAAAAACGAAGCGGAAGAATTTAAGCGTCAATGGGAAATCGAAAAAGAACAGCTCATTGCCGACGCTCACCGCGAAGCCGATGAAATTATCGAAAACGCAAAGAAAACCGCTTTTGAAGAAGCAAAGCGGCAGATGGATGTGTCCCAAATCGACGCGCAAAAAGCCCGTGAACAAGCCCAAGAAATAGTCAGCGATGCGGAAAAAAGAGCTGCAGACATTGTCGATAAAGCTGAACAAACCGAAGCGGCTACACAAAAGAAAGCTTTTACCGAAGGTTTCGATGCCGGACGGGAAGCGGGATTTAAAGAAGGAAAAGTCGAAGTAACCCGTTTGATAGAACGCCTCCATACGATGATCGAACGCACAATGGATAAACGCGAGGAGATTTTAGCGCAGACGGAACAGCAGATTGTCGACCTTGTACTGCTGATGACCCGCAAGATTGTAAAAGTAATCTCAGAAAATCAGCGGAATGTCGTAACATCGAATATTATCCATGCGCTGCGCAAGGTAAAGGGACGTGCCGATGTCATTATACGGGTAAACCTTGCCGATGTCGGTTTAACGAGCGAGCATACCAAAGACTTCTTGGCAGCGGCAGAAAATATCAAAAATATCACCGTTGTGGAGGATTTATCGGTCGATGCGGGCGGCTGTATCATCGAAACCGACTTCGGTTCGGTAGATGCACGTATCGCCTCTCAGCTGCATGAGCTTGAGCAACGCATCCTCGAAATATCTCCGATAAGGACACGCGCGGCTTCCTCCGACGGGTCTTCAAATCGAAAGTAG
- the hslV gene encoding ATP-dependent protease subunit HslV codes for MGNMKVRSTTVIAVRRNGKVAMAGDGQVTMGQTVMKGNARKVRKIYDGKVMTGFAGATADAFTLLEKFEGRLKEYGGDITRAAVELAKEWRTNKILKNLEALLLVADAKTILLISGNGDVIEPQEDVLAIGSGGNYAYAAALALLRNTDLSAREIAEKSLNIAGQICVYTNENVHIEEI; via the coding sequence ATGGGAAACATGAAGGTGCGGAGTACAACCGTTATTGCCGTCAGACGCAACGGGAAGGTTGCGATGGCAGGCGACGGACAAGTTACGATGGGGCAAACGGTAATGAAAGGCAATGCCCGCAAGGTCCGCAAGATTTATGACGGCAAAGTGATGACCGGTTTTGCCGGTGCAACGGCCGATGCCTTTACACTGCTCGAAAAGTTTGAAGGGCGGCTCAAGGAATACGGAGGCGACATTACCCGCGCTGCGGTCGAGCTTGCCAAAGAGTGGCGCACCAACAAAATACTGAAAAATCTTGAAGCGCTGCTGCTGGTCGCGGACGCAAAGACCATTTTACTGATTTCCGGAAACGGGGATGTCATTGAACCGCAGGAAGATGTGCTCGCAATCGGTTCGGGCGGCAATTATGCGTATGCAGCAGCGCTTGCCCTACTGCGCAACACGGACTTATCAGCCCGCGAAATTGCCGAAAAGAGCTTAAATATCGCCGGACAGATTTGCGTATACACCAACGAAAACGTACATATAGAGGAAATATAA
- the hslU gene encoding ATP-dependent protease ATPase subunit HslU: protein MTINLDELTPPHIVAELDKYIIGQTKAKKAVAVALRNRTRRLKLSEEIREEIAPKNILMIGPTGVGKTEIARRLAKLSGAPFLKVEATKYTEVGYVGRDVESMIRDLMAVGYSMVKSEMQETLKAQAEKNTEEILLDLLLPGSNKKKRDRKGGSKPLLIAGSEHDADAENNKEIRIEVSSIEDSGQAEDDMHETREKFRKMLRDGKFEDKMVEVSVQQSGMPSFEIFAGGSSMEDLESAMSNISSMLMGAGKNKRKTTSVKEARMIIMNDQLDKLVDHDKIVEEAKERVEQMGIIFIDEIDKVASKSERSSGIDVSREGVQRDILPIVEGSKVNTKFGVVDTRHILFIAAGAFSISKPSDLIPEFQGRFPLRVELESLHAEDFKRILLEPKNALTKQYKALLETEGLTVIFKDEAIDRMSNLAAEVNSTMENIGARRLHTIMEMLLEDISFNASGMTEKTVEIDRAYVDERLKDIVQDQDLSRYIL, encoded by the coding sequence ATGACAATCAACTTGGATGAACTCACCCCTCCGCACATTGTGGCGGAACTGGACAAATATATTATCGGGCAGACAAAGGCGAAAAAAGCTGTTGCCGTTGCTCTGCGGAATAGGACACGACGGCTCAAATTGAGCGAAGAGATCCGCGAAGAAATTGCGCCGAAGAATATTCTGATGATCGGGCCGACCGGCGTAGGTAAAACCGAGATTGCCCGCCGGCTTGCAAAACTTTCGGGAGCGCCGTTCCTTAAAGTAGAGGCGACAAAGTACACCGAAGTCGGCTATGTCGGCCGTGATGTCGAATCGATGATCCGCGACCTGATGGCTGTCGGTTACTCTATGGTAAAAAGCGAGATGCAGGAAACGCTGAAAGCACAGGCGGAAAAAAACACGGAAGAAATCCTCCTTGACCTTTTACTACCGGGCTCCAACAAAAAGAAGCGGGATCGGAAAGGAGGTTCTAAGCCGCTTTTAATCGCCGGATCGGAACATGATGCGGATGCTGAAAATAACAAAGAAATCCGAATAGAAGTTAGTTCGATAGAAGACAGCGGACAAGCCGAAGACGATATGCACGAAACGAGGGAAAAATTCCGCAAGATGCTGCGGGACGGCAAGTTTGAAGATAAAATGGTAGAAGTTTCCGTGCAGCAGTCCGGTATGCCGAGTTTTGAAATCTTTGCCGGTGGTTCCAGCATGGAAGATCTCGAAAGCGCGATGTCGAATATCAGCAGTATGCTGATGGGTGCCGGTAAAAACAAACGTAAAACGACCAGCGTAAAAGAAGCCCGTATGATCATTATGAACGATCAGCTCGATAAGCTCGTTGATCACGATAAAATCGTAGAGGAAGCCAAAGAGCGGGTTGAGCAAATGGGCATCATTTTCATCGACGAAATCGATAAAGTTGCTTCCAAAAGCGAGCGGAGCAGCGGCATCGACGTGTCCCGCGAAGGGGTACAGCGCGATATTCTTCCTATTGTAGAAGGCTCCAAAGTCAACACAAAGTTCGGCGTCGTCGATACCCGTCACATCCTATTCATCGCGGCGGGGGCTTTCAGCATTTCAAAACCGAGTGACCTTATTCCCGAATTTCAAGGACGCTTCCCGCTGCGGGTGGAACTGGAATCGCTCCATGCGGAAGACTTCAAGCGGATTTTGCTTGAACCTAAGAACGCATTGACCAAACAGTACAAAGCGCTGCTCGAAACCGAAGGGCTGACCGTCATCTTTAAGGATGAAGCAATCGACCGCATGAGCAACCTCGCAGCGGAGGTCAACTCGACAATGGAAAACATCGGCGCCCGCCGTCTCCACACGATTATGGAAATGTTGCTGGAGGATATTTCATTTAATGCAAGCGGCATGACGGAAAAAACCGTCGAAATAGACCGCGCGTACGTCGATGAGCGCTTGAAGGACATCGTACAGGATCAAGATTTATCCCGTTATATTCTGTAA
- a CDS encoding DUF2281 domain-containing protein, protein MPYTVLEKELATLPHAAISEVVDFIRLIKLKFPEEDAISEKKSLFGVWKNEPFYMSPDFDDPLEDFAEYM, encoded by the coding sequence ATGCCTTATACAGTTTTAGAAAAAGAACTTGCAACGCTCCCTCATGCTGCAATAAGTGAGGTTGTTGATTTTATCCGCCTGATAAAATTGAAATTTCCTGAAGAAGATGCTATTTCTGAAAAGAAGTCTCTTTTTGGCGTTTGGAAAAATGAACCTTTTTATATGTCTCCGGATTTTGATGACCCTCTCGAAGATTTTGCAGAGTATATGTAA
- the flgC gene encoding flagellar basal body rod protein FlgC, which yields MGIFSSINIAATGMSAERLRTDVISDNIANASTTSSQEGGYFRRSRVVLAQKNDGIDWRLPFVSSDMDRGVGTGVRVTGIEKDNSEPRLSYEPDHPHAILSGPKAGYVEYPNVNIVTEMVDLISASRSYEANAAVVQGSKEMFQRALEIGR from the coding sequence ATGGGTATCTTCAGCAGTATCAACATAGCGGCGACCGGCATGAGCGCCGAACGGTTACGGACTGATGTTATTTCCGATAACATCGCCAATGCTTCCACCACCAGTTCACAGGAAGGCGGCTATTTCCGCCGCAGCCGCGTCGTTCTTGCGCAGAAAAATGACGGCATCGATTGGCGGCTTCCCTTTGTTTCTTCCGATATGGATAGAGGCGTCGGAACAGGGGTTCGTGTAACCGGTATCGAAAAAGATAACTCCGAACCGCGGCTTTCCTATGAACCCGACCATCCCCATGCAATACTTTCGGGGCCGAAAGCGGGTTACGTGGAATATCCGAATGTGAATATCGTAACGGAAATGGTTGACCTGATTTCTGCATCCCGCTCGTATGAAGCGAATGCGGCAGTTGTTCAGGGTTCAAAAGAAATGTTTCAGCGTGCGCTCGAGATCGGACGCTAA
- a CDS encoding aminopeptidase C has translation MNISPELLKKFESDYRADPSNTIIAGAVAKSGIEDASFNYDVRRRHNFCFSHETERGEITNQKKSGRCWMFASLNAARVEIMKKLNLETFELSQNYTLFWDKLEKSNYFFESILETLDEPLEGRLLAHLLANPIQDGGQWDMFSGILQKYGAVPKDVMPETFHSSDTRFFVAELTHRLRKYAQLLRDGHKAGKSIKELRADKETYLSHVYSFLVKALGEPPRVFDFECRDKDKKFHKAEQITPQQFFKEYVGWDLNNKISLINAPTADKPYGRAYTVKFLGTVKEAEPIHYINVPIDVLKTAAIESIKAGKPVWFGCDMGPYICRPEGIMDTEVYLYDKTLGELPEFTKAERLDYGDSLLTHAMVLTGVDLDKSGKPIKWQVENSWGDESGKKGMFSMSDAWFDEYTYQIMVEKTFVEQKWLDALKQPLVQLEPWDPMGALARI, from the coding sequence ATGAATATTTCACCTGAACTTTTAAAAAAGTTTGAAAGTGATTATCGTGCAGACCCGTCGAATACGATTATTGCAGGGGCTGTCGCCAAGAGCGGCATCGAGGACGCATCGTTTAACTATGATGTCCGCCGCCGCCACAATTTTTGTTTTTCTCACGAAACAGAGCGCGGAGAAATTACCAATCAAAAGAAGAGCGGACGCTGCTGGATGTTTGCTTCGCTAAATGCCGCCCGTGTAGAAATAATGAAAAAGCTCAACTTGGAAACCTTCGAGCTTTCCCAGAACTACACGCTGTTTTGGGATAAACTCGAAAAATCCAATTACTTTTTTGAAAGCATCCTAGAGACCCTAGACGAACCGCTTGAAGGACGGTTACTCGCGCATTTGCTGGCCAATCCTATTCAGGATGGAGGACAGTGGGATATGTTCTCCGGTATTCTGCAAAAATACGGCGCCGTGCCTAAGGATGTGATGCCCGAAACCTTCCATTCCTCCGACACGCGCTTTTTTGTTGCCGAATTAACCCATCGCCTCCGCAAATATGCGCAGCTGTTGCGGGACGGGCACAAGGCCGGCAAGTCTATCAAAGAGCTCCGTGCAGACAAAGAAACCTATCTTTCGCATGTATACAGCTTTTTGGTTAAGGCACTCGGCGAACCGCCGCGCGTATTCGACTTTGAATGCCGCGATAAGGATAAGAAGTTTCACAAAGCAGAGCAAATTACCCCGCAGCAATTCTTTAAGGAATATGTCGGCTGGGATTTAAACAATAAAATCAGCTTAATCAATGCGCCGACGGCGGATAAGCCTTACGGCAGAGCCTACACGGTAAAATTCCTCGGTACCGTGAAAGAAGCGGAGCCCATTCACTACATCAATGTGCCGATCGACGTGCTTAAAACGGCGGCTATTGAATCGATTAAAGCCGGTAAACCAGTCTGGTTCGGCTGCGATATGGGGCCGTATATCTGCCGCCCCGAAGGCATTATGGATACCGAAGTATACCTCTACGATAAAACGCTTGGCGAACTGCCTGAATTCACAAAAGCGGAACGGCTCGATTACGGCGATAGCCTGCTTACTCACGCAATGGTGTTGACCGGCGTCGATCTGGATAAATCAGGAAAGCCGATTAAATGGCAGGTAGAAAATTCGTGGGGTGATGAATCAGGCAAAAAGGGAATGTTCTCGATGTCCGATGCGTGGTTCGATGAGTATACCTATCAGATTATGGTAGAAAAGACCTTTGTTGAACAAAAATGGCTTGACGCCTTAAAACAGCCGCTCGTACAGCTTGAGCCGTGGGATCCGATGGGGGCGCTGGCACGGATATAG
- the fliF gene encoding flagellar basal-body MS-ring/collar protein FliF gives MNEWFKKTLTQIKTLWSKWTLIQKGILAAVVVAAIVIIVLLTSWSAKPSLVPLIDTPVTDATVRERIILRLNEENVKATVSQSGVISVNDEQTARRMRAILLREDLIPQNTDPWAIFDVERWTRTDFERNIDVRRAVIEEVRKHIKALDDVDDASVVVNMPKDKFFQSEQNPVTASIILYPKPGSDISTNRKKIEGIQKVLKYAVEGLTDDNITIADNSGNILNDFAGMKDFDRLSIIEKQQKIIAKLETQYEIKILNILQKTYGTDRVRELSIKIDMDMSEKTAETVEFLPFQLRPDNPETPYDESEVRASVTRSSETATTTYQGTGFNPEGPAGVEGQTAPSYRDTSNLTGLSTQSIVRTNEEIGSRRTSEIVSPEMGRRTVSVNIDGQWRKKKDANGNLIIKDGQIEREYIPISDEELQKATQAVQAAIGYNALRNDSVSVLNIQFDRLSEFEKEDEAYFRAVQRRLILLVSLAGLAVLLLLFIIYRIATREFERRKRLREEELLRQHQLEREKALWEAEQAGMEVSMSVEEMKRRELLENVINNAREHPEDVALLLRTWLMEE, from the coding sequence ATGAACGAATGGTTTAAAAAAACATTAACGCAAATCAAAACACTGTGGAGTAAGTGGACGCTTATCCAAAAAGGCATACTGGCAGCCGTAGTTGTTGCAGCGATTGTCATTATCGTCTTGCTTACTTCATGGTCAGCTAAGCCCTCTCTTGTGCCGCTCATCGATACCCCGGTAACGGATGCAACGGTCAGAGAACGTATCATTCTAAGGCTCAACGAAGAGAATGTGAAAGCAACCGTTTCGCAATCGGGAGTTATTTCGGTGAATGACGAACAAACCGCTCGCCGGATGCGCGCCATCCTCTTGCGTGAAGACCTTATTCCGCAGAATACCGACCCGTGGGCTATTTTCGACGTAGAACGCTGGACACGCACGGACTTTGAACGCAATATCGACGTACGGCGCGCTGTTATCGAAGAAGTCCGCAAGCACATTAAAGCATTGGACGATGTAGATGACGCAAGTGTCGTAGTCAATATGCCGAAAGATAAGTTTTTTCAATCAGAGCAAAATCCCGTAACGGCAAGTATTATACTCTATCCGAAACCGGGCAGCGACATCAGTACAAACCGAAAAAAAATTGAAGGTATCCAAAAGGTCTTAAAATATGCCGTTGAAGGTTTGACCGATGACAATATCACTATTGCCGATAACAGCGGCAATATTCTCAATGATTTTGCAGGGATGAAGGACTTTGACCGCCTCTCCATTATCGAAAAACAACAGAAGATTATTGCAAAACTGGAAACGCAGTATGAAATCAAAATTCTTAATATTCTGCAAAAGACCTACGGCACCGATCGTGTCCGGGAACTCAGTATTAAGATCGATATGGATATGTCGGAAAAGACAGCCGAAACGGTAGAATTCCTGCCCTTCCAGCTGAGACCGGACAATCCTGAAACCCCGTACGATGAATCCGAGGTACGAGCTTCGGTAACCCGCTCTTCGGAAACGGCAACAACAACCTATCAGGGAACAGGCTTTAATCCTGAAGGCCCCGCCGGTGTGGAAGGACAAACAGCTCCTTCATATCGGGATACCAGTAATTTAACGGGATTGTCTACGCAGTCGATTGTAAGAACAAACGAAGAAATCGGCAGCCGGAGAACATCCGAGATTGTCAGCCCTGAAATGGGACGCCGTACCGTGTCGGTAAACATCGACGGGCAATGGCGCAAAAAGAAAGATGCAAACGGCAATCTCATCATTAAAGACGGACAGATTGAGCGTGAGTATATCCCGATTTCCGATGAAGAATTGCAGAAAGCCACACAGGCTGTGCAAGCCGCAATCGGATACAACGCACTGCGGAATGATTCAGTCAGCGTTCTTAACATCCAATTCGACCGCTTATCGGAATTTGAAAAAGAAGATGAGGCTTATTTTAGAGCGGTTCAGCGGCGGTTGATATTACTGGTCAGTTTAGCAGGCTTAGCGGTTCTCTTACTCCTCTTTATCATCTACCGTATTGCCACCCGCGAATTCGAACGCAGAAAGCGGCTTAGAGAAGAAGAACTTTTGCGGCAACATCAGCTTGAACGAGAAAAAGCGCTGTGGGAGGCTGAACAGGCCGGCATGGAAGTTTCAATGTCCGTAGAAGAGATGAAACGGCGAGAACTGTTGGAAAATGTGATAAACAATGCGCGTGAACATCCTGAAGATGTTGCATTGCTGCTGCGCACATGGTTGATGGAGGAATAG